One Perca flavescens isolate YP-PL-M2 chromosome 14, PFLA_1.0, whole genome shotgun sequence genomic window carries:
- the LOC114568521 gene encoding zinc fingers and homeoboxes protein 1 — translation MASRRKSTTPCMVPPRDPQDQDQDQDMEDTTAQSEDSNGVSAEVSVSGALEEWGENADGRHQDLSVAAAAGGYECKYCSFQTAELNLFTVHVEAEHPDIITNTSYVCVECDYHTKSYDTLLAHNARLHPGEDNFTRTTTRHHNETLVQQSINELTFDGGFVKMEADEPYDEAAADSSRRGIAFSKTPIMRVRSRRPEPKKFAATALKAAASDDVIKVESDDDEEEDNAEPPTLSPAPMASPAPPPPPRLIPVSAPLQVHAVPQSIVVNSSRGVGSGGGVLPPGTLAQVLSALQNQQNCAQTQLLIPISSIPTYNAAMDNNVLLVSAYNRFPYPSVSEIVGLASQTKFSEEQIKVWFSAQRLKHGVSWTPEEVEEARRKKFNGTVQTVPQTITVIPANLAAAATNGLQSIFQTCQIVGQPGLVLTQVTTAAAGGNSSGSGAVPVGSPITLTVAPGVPGNQPKAAEPSASESKTEMSAAGAAEAFAAAKPKKSKEQLAELKASYGRRQFATEAEISRLMQVTKLSKRAIKKWFSDTRYNQRNSKDHHVLLGETPHAKTPVAAGGARGGRTSGAGALNDNSSSSDAAVRLRT, via the exons ATGGCGAGCAGGAGGAAGTCCACCACGCCCTGCATGGTCCCCCCTCGGGACccccaggaccaggaccaggaccaggacatGGAGGACACCACGGCCCAATCAGAGGACAGCAACGGCGTCTCTGCCGAGGTTTCCG TGTCCGGTGCGTTGGAGGAGTGGGGCGAGAACGCCGACGGGCGCCACCAGGACCTGAGCGTGGCGGCGGCGGCGGGCGGCTACGAGTGTAAATACTGCAGCTTCCAGACGGCAGAGCTCAACCTGTTCACCGTGCACGTGGAGGCCGAGCACCCCGACATCATCACCAACACCTCCTACGTCTGCGTGGAGTGTGACTACCACACCAAGAG CTACGACACCTTGCTGGCCCACAACGCTCGCCTGCACCCCGGCGAGGACAACTTCACCAGGACAACCACGAGGCACCACAACGAGACGCTGGTCCAGCAGAGCATCAACGAGCTCACCTTCGACGGAGGCTTCGTCAAGATGGAGGCCGAcgag CCCTACGACGAGGCCGCCGCGGACTCGTCCCGCCGGGGCATCGCCTTCAGCAAGACGCCCATCATGAGGGTCCGGAGCCGGCGGCCTGAGCCCAAGAAGTTCGCCGCCACGGCGCTGAAGGCGGCCGCCAGCGACGACGTCATCAAAGTGGAAAGTGACGACGACGAAGAAGAAGACAACGCGGAGCCGCCGACGCTGTCTCCGGCCCCGATGGCGTCGccggctcctcctcctcctccccgccTCATCCCCGTGTCGGCGCCGCTGCAGGTGCACGCCGTCCCGCAGAGCATCGTGGTCAACAGCTCTCGTGGCGTGGGGAGCGGCGGTGGCGTGCTGCCTCCCGGCACGCTGGCCCAGGTCCTGTCGGCGCTGCAGAACCAGCAGAACTGCGCCCAGACGCAGCTGCTCATCCCCATCAGCAGCATCCCCACCTACAACGCCGCCATGGACAACAACGTGCTGCTCGTCAGCGCCTACAACAG GTTTCCGTATCCCTCTGTGTCAGAGATCGTGGGCTTGGCCTCGCAGACGAAGTTCAGCGAGGAGCAGATCAAAGTGTGGTTCTCTGCCCAGAGGCTGAAGCACGGAGTCAGCTGGACGCCTGAGGAG GTGGAGGAGGCTCGGAGGAAGAAGTTTAACGGCACGGTGCAGACCGTCCCTCAGACCATCACGGTGATCCCGGCCAACCTGGCGGCGGCCGCCACTAACGGGCTGCAGTCCATCTTCCAGACCTGCCAGATCGTGGGCCAGCCGGGCCTCGTCCTCACGCAGGTGACCACCGCCGCCGCCGGCGGCAACAGCAGCGGCAGCGGAGCCGTGCCGGTCGGCTCGCCCATCACGCTCACGGTCGCCCCGGGCGTCCCCGGCAACCAGCCCAAAGCCGCCGAGCCGTCCGCGTCGGAGTCGAAGACCGAGATGTCGGCGGCGGGCGCCGCGGAGGCGTTCGCGGCGGCGAAGCCGAAGAAGTCGAAGGAGCAGCTGGCGGAGCTGAAGGCGAGCTACGGGCGACGGCAGTTCGCCACGGAGGCCGAGATCTCGCGGCTCATGCAG GTCACCAAACTCTCCAAACGGGCGATCAAGAAGTGGTTCAGCGACACGCGCTACAACCAGAGGAACTCGAAGGACCACCACGTGCTGCTGGGCGAAACGCCGCACGCCAAAACGCCCGTGGCGGCAGGAGGAGCCCGCGGAGGACGGACCAGCGGCGCTGGCGCCCTCAatgacaacagcagcagcagcgatgCCGCGGTAAGGCTGCGCACTTAA